One Pygocentrus nattereri isolate fPygNat1 chromosome 12, fPygNat1.pri, whole genome shotgun sequence DNA window includes the following coding sequences:
- the LOC108443878 gene encoding flocculation protein FLO11-like isoform X5, which produces MPTPAGFPDISTYMQVTSTEMRSTGVTALEVLTRGNSVTTMESVPPTRLLHEQTSTMAEQLPISTTMSTLSQASFTSTETMPVTQDTLSQSATTTADHTTDTSSTPASPSRNQTPSSTTEPEGFKSTTTSTLTQTSLTSTEPTSVTQDTLDISTGQVSQSVPTSADHITDTSSASATPTITQAPSATTEPERFTSTASTLTQTSFTSTIPTSVRQDTLDISTTVVSSTGQLSQSVPTSGDHIADTSSASASPTISQAPSATTEPERFMSTASTLTQTSFTSTIPTSVRQDTLDISTTVVSSTGQLSQSVPTSADHITDTSSASASPTISQAPSATTEPERFTSTASTLTQTSFMATIPTSVRQDTLDISTGQVSQSVPTSADHITDTSSAPATPTTSQAPSATTEPERFTSTASTLTQTSFTSTIPTSVRQDTLDISTTVVSSTGQLSQSAPTSADHITNTSSASASPTISQAPSATTEPERFTSTASTLTQTSFTSTIPTSVRQDTLDISTTVVSSTGQLSQSVPTSADHMTDTSSASASPSISQAPSATTEPERFTSTASTLTQTSFTSTIPTSVRQDTLDISTGQVSQSVPTFADHIADTSLAPVTPTTSQAPSATTEPERFTSTASTLTQTSFTSTIPTSVRQDTLDISTTVVSSTGQVSQSVPTSADYITDTSSASASPTIRQAPSATTEPERFMSTASTLTQTSFTSTIPTSVRQDTLDISTGQVSQSVPTSADHIADTSSAPATPTTSQAPSATTKPERFTSTASTLTQTSFTSTIPTSVRQDTLDISTGQVSQSVPTSADHIADTSSAPATPTTSQAPSATTKPESFTSTASTLTQTSFTSTIPTSVRQDTLDISTGQVSQSVPTSADHIADRSSAPATPTISQSPSATTEPERFTSTASTLIQTSFTSTIPTSVRQDTLDISTGQVSQSVRTSADHIADTSSAPASPTISQAPSTTTKPERFTSTASTLTQTSFTSTIPTSVRQDTLDISTGHVSQSVPTSADHIADASSAPATPTISQSPSATTEPERFTSTASTLTQTSFTSTIPTSVRQDTLDISTGQVSQSVPTSADHIADTSSAPATPTISQAPSATTKPERFMSTASTLTQTSFTSTIPTSVRQDTLDISTGQVSQSVPTFADHIADTSLAPVTPTTSQAPSATTEPERFTSTASTLTQTSFTSTIPTSVRQDTLDISTTVVSSTGQVSQSVPTSADHIADTSSAPATPTISQSPSATTEPESFTSTASTLIQTSFTSTIPTSVRQDTLDISTGQLSQSVPTSADHIADTSSAPATPTTSQAPSATTEPERFTSTASTLTQTSFTSTIPTSVRQDTLDISTGQVSQSVPTSADHIADTSSAPATPTISQSPSATTEPERFTSTASTLIQTSFTSTIPTSVRQDTLDISTGQVSQSVRTSADHIADTSSAPASPTISQAPSTTTKPERFTSTASTLTQTLFTSTIPTSVRQDTLDISTGHVSQSVPTSADHIADASSAPATPTISQSPSATTEPERFTSTASTLTQTSFTSTIPTSVRQDTLDISTGQVSQSVPTSADHIADTSSAPATPTTSQAPSATTKPERFTSTASTLTQTSFTSTIPTSVRQDTLDISTTVVSSTGQLSQSVPTSADHIADTSSPPASPTISQAPSATTKPERFMSTASTLTQTSFTSTIPTSVRQDTLDISTGQVSQSVPTSADHIADTSSAPASPTISQAPSTTTKPEIFTSTASTLTQTSFTSTIPTSVRQDTLDISTGQVSQSVPTSADHIADTSSAPATPTRSQAPSATTKPERFTSTASTLTQTSFTSTIPTSVRQDTFDISTGQVSQSVPTSADHIADTSSAPATPTRSQAPSSTTEPERFSGSFLTTVVSSTGQPSQSATATPDHTTETSSAPGLPVASSTKGEAPESSTKSFQSTMFMSKTGMTSKTESLSLTSPDESVAQGQVTSPRTGTTTVSPTTPGAYSTVAAVLPESPIGTPSTATAAAPIPIITSTSASWTSSQATTTKPVPGEGVIILIVRIQQVFIPAYNDNSSTEYNTLVNNITAELNRGFRELFPLTFLRCYVLRLWNGSVGVDTQIIFKNETVLPNATVLTDSLKSAINASKVFLNIIPSSIMAVSTTRPASSTKLTTTPDVTSLTSASSAGASNTNSNYFIILYVAVAIAFCGIAAFLFFWRRRRKTKMNRIMDGPLYDNVPRAQMYETQTEQTTETAPTENMRDTELN; this is translated from the exons ATGCCTACACCTGCAGGTTTCCCAGACATTTCAACATATATGCAAGTAACATCAACAGAAATGAGATCAACAGGGGTGACTGCATTGGAGGTTTTGACCAGAGGCAACTCTGTAACTACAAtggaatcagtacctccaacaCGGTTACTTCATGAACAAACTTCTACCATGGCTGAGCAACTGCCCATTTCTACAACAATGTCTACTTTGAGCCAAGCCTCATTCACATCAACCGAGACAATGCCTGTGACACAGGATACACTGAGTCAGTCTGCCACCACTACAGCTGACCATACCACTGATACAAGCTCAACACCAGCATCGCCTAGCAGAAATCAGACTCCTTCATCTACTACTGAACCAGAAGGATTCAAGTCTACAACAACATCTACATTGACCCAAACCTCACTCACATCAACTGAACCAACATCTGTGACACAGGATACACTTGATATTTCAACTGGTCAAGTGAGTCAGTCTGTCCCCACTTCAGCTGACCATATCACTGATACAAGTTCAGCATCAGCAACACCAACTATAACTCAGGCTCCTTCAGCAACTACTGAACCAGAAAGATTCACGTCTACAGCATCTACTTTGACCCAAACCTCATTCACATCAACTATACCAACATCTGTGAGACAGGATACACTTGATATTTCAACTACTGTAGTTTCTTCCACTGGTCAACTGAGTCAGTCTGTCCCCACTTCAGGTGACCATATCGCTGATACAAGTTCAGCATCAGCATCGCCAACTATAAGTCAGGCTCCTTCAGCTACTACTGAACCAGAAAGATTCATGTCTACAGCATCTACTTTGACCCAAACCTCATTCACATCAACTATACCAACATCTGTCAGACAGGATACACTTGATATTTCAACTACTGTAGTTTCTTCCACTGGTCAACTGAGTCAGTCTGTCCCCACTTCAGCTGACCATATCACTGATACAAGTTCAGCATCAGCATCGCCAACTATAAGTCAGGCTCCTTCAGCTACTACTGAACCAGAAAGATTCACATCTACAGCATCTACTTTGACCCAAACCTCATTCATGGCAACTATACCAACATCTGTGAGACAGGATACACTTGATATTTCAACTGGTCAAGTGAGTCAGTCTGTCCCCACTTCAGCTGACCATATCACTGATACAAGTTCAGCACCAGCAACACCAACTACAAGTCAGGCTCCTTCAGCTACTACTGAACCAGAAAGATTCACGTCTACAGCATCTACTTTGACCCAAACCTCATTCACATCAACTATACCAACATCTGTGAGACAGGATACACTTGATATTTCAACTACTGTAGTTTCTTCCACTGGTCAACTGAGTCAGTCTGCTCCCACTTCAGCTGACCATATCACTAATACAAGTTCAGCATCAGCATCGCCAACTATAAGTCAGGCTCCTTCAGCTACTACTGAACCAGAAAGATTCACGTCTACAGCATCTACTTTGACCCAAACCTCATTCACGTCAACTATACCAACATCTGTGAGACAG GATACACTTGATATTTCAACTACTGTAGTTTCTTCCACTGGTCAACTGAGTCAGTCTGTCCCCACTTCAGCTGACCATATGACTGATACAAGTTCAGCATCAGCATCGCCAAGTATAAGTCAGGCTCCTTCAGCTACTACTGAACCAGAAAGATTCACCTCTACAGCATCTACTTTGACCCAAACCTCATTCACGTCAACTATACCAACATCTGTGAGACAGGATACACTTGATATTTCAACTGGTCAAGTGAGTCAGTCTGTCCCCACTTTTGCTGACCATATCGCTGATACAAGTTTGGCACCAGTAACACCAACTACAAGTCAGGCTCCTTCAGCTACTACTGAACCAGAAAGATTCACGTCTACAGCATCTACTTTGACCCAAACCTCATTCACGTCAACTATACCAACATCTGTGAGACAGGATACACTTGATATTTCAACTACTGTAGTTTCTTCCACTGGTCAAGTGAGTCAGTCTGTCCCCACTTCAGCTGACTATATCACTGATACAAGTTCAGCATCAGCATCGCCAACTATACGTCAGGCTCCTTCAGCTACTACTGAACCAGAAAGATTCATGTCTACAGCATCTACTTTGACCCAAACCTCATTCACGTCAACTATACCAACATCTGTGAGACAGGATACACTTGATATTTCAACTGGTCAAGTGAGTCAGTCTGTCCCCACTTCAGCTGACCATATCGCTGATACAAGTTCGGCACCAGCAACACCAACTACAAGTCAGGCTCCTTCAGCTACTACTAAACCAGAAAGATTCACGTCTACAGCATCTACTTTGACCCAAACCTCATTCACGTCAACTATACCAACATCTGTGAGACAGGATACACTTGATATTTCAACTGGTCAAGTGAGTCAGTCTGTCCCCACTTCAGCTGACCATATCGCTGATACAAGTTCGGCACCAGCAACACCAACTACAAGTCAGGCTCCTTCAGCTACTACTAAACCAGAAAGTTTCACGTCTACAGCATCTACTTTGACCCAAACCTCATTCACGTCAACTATACCAACATCTGTGAGACAGGATACACTTGATATTTCAACTGGTCAAGTGAGTCAGTCTGTCCCCACTTCAGCTGACCATATCGCTGATAGAAGTTCGGCACCAGCAACACCAACTATAAGTCAGTCTCCTTCAGCTACAACTGAACCAGAAAGGTTCACGTCTACAGCATCTACTTTGATCCAAACCTCATTCACATCAACTATACCAACATCTGTGAGACAGGATACACTTGATATTTCAACTGGTCAAGTGAGTCAGTCTGTCCGCACTTCAGCTGACCATATCGCTGATACAAGTTCAGCACCAGCATCACCAACTATAAGTCAGGCTCCTTCAACTACTACTAAACCAGAAAGATTCACATCTACAGCATCTACTTTGACCCAAACCTCATTCACGTCAACTATACCAACATCTGTGAGACAGGATACACTTGATATTTCAACTGGTCACGTGAGTCAGTCTGTCCCCACTTCAGCTGACCATATCGCTGATGCAAGTTCAGCACCAGCAACACCAACTATAAGTCAGTCTCCTTCAGCTACTACTGAACCAGAAAGATTCACGTCTACAGCATCTACTTTGACCCAAACCTCATTCACGTCAACTATACCAACATCTGTGAGACAGGATACACTTGATATTTCAACTGGTCAAGTGAGTCAGTCTGTCCCCACTTCAGCTGACCATATCGCTGATACAAGTTCGGCACCAGCAACACCAACTATAAGTCAGGCTCCTTCAGCTACTACTAAACCAGAAAGATTCATGTCTACAGCATCTACTTTGACCCAAACCTCATTCACGTCAACTATACCAACATCTGTGAGACAGGATACACTTGATATTTCAACTGGTCAAGTGAGTCAGTCTGTCCCCACTTTTGCTGACCATATCGCTGATACAAGTTTGGCACCAGTAACACCAACTACAAGTCAGGCTCCTTCAGCTACTACTGAACCAGAAAGATTCACGTCTACAGCATCTACTTTGACCCAAACCTCATTCACGTCAACTATACCAACATCTGTGAGACAGGATACACTTGATATTTCAACTACTGTAGTTTCTTCCACTGGTCAAGTGAGTCAGTCTGTCCCCACTTCAGCTGACCATATCGCTGATACAAGTTCGGCACCAGCAACACCAACTATAAGTCAGTCTCCTTCAGCTACTACTGAACCAGAAAGTTTCACGTCTACAGCATCTACTTTGATCCAAACCTCATTCACATCAACTATACCAACATCTGTGAGACAGGATACACTTGATATTTCAACTGGTCAACTGAGTCAGTCTGTCCCCACTTCAGCTGACCATATCGCTGATACAAGTTCAGCACCAGCAACACCAACTACAAGTCAGGCTCCTTCAGCTACTACTGAACCAGAAAGATTCACGTCTACAGCATCTACTTTGACCCAAACCTCATTCACGTCAACTATACCAACATCTGTGAGACAGGATACACTTGATATTTCAACTGGTCAAGTGAGTCAGTCTGTCCCCACTTCAGCTGACCATATCGCTGATACAAGTTCGGCACCAGCAACACCAACTATAAGTCAGTCTCCTTCAGCTACTACTGAACCAGAAAGGTTCACGTCTACAGCATCTACTTTGATCCAAACCTCATTCACATCAACTATACCAACATCTGTGAGACAGGATACACTTGATATTTCAACTGGTCAAGTGAGTCAGTCTGTCCGCACTTCAGCTGACCATATCGCTGATACAAGTTCAGCACCAGCATCACCAACTATAAGTCAGGCTCCTTCAACTACTACTAAACCAGAAAGATTCACATCTACAGCATCTACTTTGACCCAAACCTTATTCACGTCAACTATACCAACATCTGTGAGACAGGATACACTTGATATTTCAACTGGTCACGTGAGTCAGTCTGTCCCCACTTCAGCTGACCATATCGCTGATGCAAGTTCAGCACCAGCAACACCAACTATAAGTCAGTCTCCTTCAGCTACTACTGAACCAGAAAGATTCACGTCTACAGCATCTACTTTGACCCAAACCTCATTCACGTCAACTATACCAACATCTGTGAGACAGGATACACTTGATATTTCAACTGGTCAAGTGAGTCAGTCTGTCCCCACTTCAGCTGACCATATCGCTGATACAAGTTCGGCACCAGCAACACCAACTACAAGTCAGGCTCCTTCAGCTACTACTAAACCAGAAAGATTCACGTCTACAGCATCTACTTTGACCCAAACCTCATTCACGTCAACTATACCAACATCTGTGAGGCAGGATACACTTGATATTTCAACTACTGTAGTTTCTTCCACTGGTCAACTGAGTCAGTCTGTTCCCACTTCAGCTGACCATATCGCTGATACAAGTTCACCACCAGCATCACCAACTATAAGTCAGGCTCCTTCAGCTACTACTAAACCAGAAAGATTCATGTCTACAGCATCTACTTTGACCCAAACCTCATTCACGTCAACTATACCAACATCTGTGAGACAGGATACACTTGATATTTCAACTGGTCAAGTGAGTCAGTCTGTCCCCACTTCAGCTGACCATATCGCTGATACAAGTTCAGCACCAGCATCACCAACTATAAGTCAGGCTCCTTCAACTACTACTAAACCAGAAATATTTACATCTACAGCATCTACTTTGACCCAAACCTCATTCACGTCAACTATACCAACATCTGTGAGACAGGATACACTTGATATTTCAACTGGTCAAGTGAGTCAGTCTGTCCCCACTTCAGCTGACCATATCGCTGATACAAGTTCGGCACCAGCAACACCAACAAGAAGTCAGGCTCCTTCAGCTACTACTAAACCAGAAAGATTCACGTCTACAGCATCTACTTTGACCCAAACCTCATTCACGTCAACTATACCAACATCTGTGAGACAGGatacatttgatatttcaaCTGGTCAAGTGAGTCAGTCTGTCCCCACTTCAGCTGACCATATCGCTGATACAAGTTCAGCACCAGCAACACCAACAAGAAGTCAGGCTCCTTCATCTACTACTGAACCAGAAAGATTCTCTGGCTCTTTTTTAACAACTGTCGTTTCTTCCACTGGTCAACCAAGTCAGTCTGCCACAGCTACACCTGACCATACCACCGAGACAAGTTCAGCACCAGGATTACCAGTGGCATCATCTACCAAAGGTGAGGCTCCTGAGTCTTCAACTAAATCTTTCCAAAGTACTATGTTCATGTCCAAAACGGGTATGACTTCAAAGACAGAATCTTTATCATTAACTTCACCTGATGAATCTGTAGCACAAGGACAGGTCACTTCACCCAGAACTGGGACGACAACTGTGTCTCCAACTACACCTGGAGCCTACTCAACTGTGGCTGCAGTTTTGCCTGAATCCCCAATCGGTACACCCTCTACAGCCACAGCTGCTGCACCGATTCCAATAATAACCTCTACTTCTGCCAGTTGGACATCTTCTCAAGCTACCACAACTAAGCCCGTGCCAGGAGAAGGAGTGATTATTTTAATAGTTCGAATTCAGCAAGTCTTCATTCCCGCTTACAATGATAATTCCTCAACTGAGTACAATACTCTGGTCAACAATATCACTGCTGAG CTGAACCGAGGCTTTAGGGAGCTGTTTCCCCTCACATTTCTCCGATGCTATGTCTTAAGACTCTG GAATGGTTCAGTAGGTGTGGACACTCAGAtaatctttaaaaatgaaacagttcTTCCAAATGCAACAGTCTTGACTGATTCCCTGAAATCAGCAATAAACGCTTCAAAAGTTTTCCTGAATATCATTCCATCCAGTATCATGGCTG TTTCTACCACAAGACCTGCCAGTAGCACTAAACTGACCACAACTCCAG atgtGACCTCCCTGACCTCTGCATCCAGTGCTGGAGCATCAAATACAAACAGTA ACTATTTCATAATTCTGTATGTAGCTGTTGCCATTGCATTTTGTGGGATTGCAGCTTTCCTATTTTTTTGGAGACG AAGAAGGAAAACTAAGATGAACAGAATTATGGATGGACCATTGTACGACAATGTACCCCGTGCTCAAATGTACGAGACTCA AACTGaacaaaccactgaaactgCACCAACAGAGAATATGAGGGACACAGAGCTTAATTAA